One Misgurnus anguillicaudatus chromosome 19, ASM2758022v2, whole genome shotgun sequence genomic region harbors:
- the spsb3a gene encoding SPRY domain-containing SOCS box protein 3a gives MSRRSRNSRAWRYVWSGIRRDADARALVLASESDEWNYDRQAYSDSDSEAEYPAIVPAVPSAVPVTGESYCSCDSQMELGCNPRIRGYTHLRDCHCGEDDQDFDWVWDEGSRSTATLLSCENRKVCFHSEYSCGTAAIRGSKELSDGQHFWEIKMTSPVYGTDMMVGIGTSDVNLDKYRHTFCSLLGKDEDSWGLSYTGLLHHNGDKVSFSSRFGQGSIIGVHLDTWHGTLTFYKNRKCIGVAATEIKNKRMFPMACSTAAKSSMKVIRSVSAPTSLQYLCCSRLRKLLPSGVDALRVLPLPPGLRQLLDSKLGWVLSLDHTQLHTRSNTHTSPGPSSGSDSEGCSSDPEACQRKRCRWT, from the exons ATGTCAAGAAGGAGCAGAAACAGCAGAGCGTGGCGGTACGTGTGGAGCGGAATCCGCAGGGATGCAGATGCGAGGGCTTTGGTTTTGGCCTCTGAAAGCGACGAGTGGAATTACGATCGCCAGGCG TATAGTGATTCAGATTCAGAAGCTGAGTATCCAGCCATAGTGCCAGCGGTTCCAAGTGCAGTGCCCGTAACTGGAGAGTCATACTGCAGCTGCGATTCACAGATGGAGCTCGGATGTAACCCGCGAATCCGAGGTTACACGCACCTGCGAGACTGCCACTGTGGAGAAGATGACCAAG ATTTTGACTGGGTGTGGGATGAAGGCAGTAGGTCAACCGCAACACTGCTGAGCTGCGAAAACAGAAAAGTGTGCTTCCATTCGGAATACAGCTGCGGAACAGCGGCCATTCGTGGCTCCAAAGAACTCTCAGATGGACAGCATTTCTGGGAGATCAAAATGACTTCACCTGTCTACGGCACAGACATG ATGGTAGGCATTGGCACATCAGATGTGAATCTGGACAAATATAGGCACACGTTCTGCAGCCtgctgggtaaagatgaagACAGCTGGGGTCTGTCATATACAG GTCTGTTACATCACAATGGGGACAAAGTGAGCTTTTCGTCACGTTTCGGCCAGGGTTCTATTATTGGCGTTCACCTGGACACTTGGCACGGAACCCTCACCTTTTATAAAAACCGCAAATGCATTG gTGTAGCAGCTACAGAGATAAAGAATAAGCGTATGTTTCCCATGGCATGTTCCACCGCTGCCAAGAGCAGCATGAAGGTGATTCGTTCAGTTTCAGCCCCAACCTCACTGCAGTACCTCTGCTGCTCCCGTCTCCGCAAGCTCCTTCCCTCCGGAGTCGATGCCCTCAGAGTGCTGCCTCTCCCACCTGGTCTTAGACAACTTCTTGACTCCAAACTAGGATGGGTGCTGAGCCTGGACCACACACAACTGCACACACGCTCGAACACACACACCTCGCCCGGGCCCTCTTCGGGTAGTGACTCTGAGGGCTGCTCCTCAGACCCCGAGGCCTGTCAACGAAAACGTTGCCGTTGGACCTGA
- the mrps34 gene encoding small ribosomal subunit protein mS34: MVKKKRLRLIAEMARKIRAYRELKNRPRDSQRYALDYETMTRPFTGKMLPVLAWPDVRRETRLFTLLSGMRMFGVGRIFTRKSWLDEHTEPCYWKITKVKVDYTAENMDHGKAWGILTFKGKEEPTEREVDKVMYHDWRLVPKYEEEAFKRCEPVPEPPVRYVNYPPLLRAMILAQQAKQLGVAVSTIPEPSLPLKRDVLLSYEYFRSQEEKKKQEGTPV; the protein is encoded by the exons ATGGTAAAGAAAAAGCGACTGAGGCTTATAGCCGAGATGGCACGAAAGATCCGGGCGTACCGGGAACTGAAGAATCGGCCACGCGACTCTCAACGCTATGCATTAGACTACGAAACAATGACACGGCCTTTCACTGGTAAAATGCTGCCAGTGCTGGCTTGGCCAGATGTGCGAAGAGAAACCCGACTTTTTACGCTACTTTCTGGCATGCGAATGTTTGGGGTGGGACGGATCTTCACACGCAAGTCATGGCTGGATGAACATACAGAGCCATGTTATTGGAAAATAACAAAAGTCAAAGTGGATTACACAGCAGAA AACATGGACCATGGAAAAGCATGGGGCATTCTAACATTTAAGG GTAAAGAGGAGCCCACAGAACGTGAGGTGGATAAGGTTATGTACCACGACTGGCGTCTGGTTCCCAAATATGAAGAAGAGGCTTTTAAACGCTGTGAACCCGTCCCCGAGCCTCCTGTTCGTTACGTGAATTACCCACCTCTCCTCCGTGCTATGATTCTTGCTCAGCAAGCGAAACAGTTGGGTGTGGCAGTAAGCACTATCCCAGAGCCCTCTCTACCATTGAAACGGGATGTCCTGCTCAGTTATGAGTATTTTAGGAGTCAGGAAGAGAAGAAGAAGCAGGAGGGCACGCCTGTCTAA
- the nme3 gene encoding nucleoside diphosphate kinase 3 isoform X1 has product MIILFLTLFANVFKTGWTGPNERTFIAVKPDGVQRRLVGDIIRRFERKGFKLVAMKFLQASEEQLRQHYWDLREKPFYNGLVKYMSSGPVVAMVWQGLDVVKTSRKMLGETNPADSLPGTIRGDYCVEVGRNVIHGSDSVESAQREILLWFKQDELICWEECSEHWIYV; this is encoded by the exons ATGATCATACTTTTCCTAACGCTGTTTGCGAATGTTTTCAAGACCG GATGGACCGGTCCGAACGAGCGCACGTTTATAGCAGTGAAGCCGGATGGTGTTCAGCGCAGACTGGTGGGTGACATCATCCGCCGCTTTGAACGCAAGGGCTTCAAACTGGTCGCAATGAAGTTCCTGCAG GCATCTGAGGAGCAGCTCAGACAGCATTACTGGGATCTGAGGGAGAAACCTTTCTACAATGGCTTGGTCAAATACATGAGCTCTGGACCTGTTGTAGCTATG gtgtgGCAAGGGTTGGATGTGGTAAAGACGTCCAGAAAGATGCTCGGAGAGACAAACCCTGCAGATTCTCTACCAGGCACTATCAGAGGAGACTATTGTGTGGAAGTGGGCAG GAATGTCATCCATGGCAGCGATTCAGTTGAAAGTGCTCAGAGAGAGATCTTACTATGGTTCAAGCAAGATGAACTAATTTGCTGGGAAGAGTGCAGTGAGCACTGGATCTATGTTTGA
- the nme3 gene encoding nucleoside diphosphate kinase 3 isoform X2 — MGTKRSLSDQKGLVDLGAKHARTVKSGWTGPNERTFIAVKPDGVQRRLVGDIIRRFERKGFKLVAMKFLQASEEQLRQHYWDLREKPFYNGLVKYMSSGPVVAMVWQGLDVVKTSRKMLGETNPADSLPGTIRGDYCVEVGRNVIHGSDSVESAQREILLWFKQDELICWEECSEHWIYV, encoded by the exons ATGGGTACTAAAAGGTCACTGTCCGACCAAAAAGGGCTCGTTGATTTAGGGGCGAAACACGCCAGGACTGTTAAATCTG GATGGACCGGTCCGAACGAGCGCACGTTTATAGCAGTGAAGCCGGATGGTGTTCAGCGCAGACTGGTGGGTGACATCATCCGCCGCTTTGAACGCAAGGGCTTCAAACTGGTCGCAATGAAGTTCCTGCAG GCATCTGAGGAGCAGCTCAGACAGCATTACTGGGATCTGAGGGAGAAACCTTTCTACAATGGCTTGGTCAAATACATGAGCTCTGGACCTGTTGTAGCTATG gtgtgGCAAGGGTTGGATGTGGTAAAGACGTCCAGAAAGATGCTCGGAGAGACAAACCCTGCAGATTCTCTACCAGGCACTATCAGAGGAGACTATTGTGTGGAAGTGGGCAG GAATGTCATCCATGGCAGCGATTCAGTTGAAAGTGCTCAGAGAGAGATCTTACTATGGTTCAAGCAAGATGAACTAATTTGCTGGGAAGAGTGCAGTGAGCACTGGATCTATGTTTGA
- the nme3 gene encoding nucleoside diphosphate kinase 3 isoform X3 produces MKFLQASEEQLRQHYWDLREKPFYNGLVKYMSSGPVVAMVWQGLDVVKTSRKMLGETNPADSLPGTIRGDYCVEVGRNVIHGSDSVESAQREILLWFKQDELICWEECSEHWIYV; encoded by the exons ATGAAGTTCCTGCAG GCATCTGAGGAGCAGCTCAGACAGCATTACTGGGATCTGAGGGAGAAACCTTTCTACAATGGCTTGGTCAAATACATGAGCTCTGGACCTGTTGTAGCTATG gtgtgGCAAGGGTTGGATGTGGTAAAGACGTCCAGAAAGATGCTCGGAGAGACAAACCCTGCAGATTCTCTACCAGGCACTATCAGAGGAGACTATTGTGTGGAAGTGGGCAG GAATGTCATCCATGGCAGCGATTCAGTTGAAAGTGCTCAGAGAGAGATCTTACTATGGTTCAAGCAAGATGAACTAATTTGCTGGGAAGAGTGCAGTGAGCACTGGATCTATGTTTGA